The window cgcGTGGCTTTTAACCACGTGGCCGTGGGTTCGATCCCCACAGACggcgttttttctttttttttttNTGTGCCGTCTTTTTTGTGCTTCCGACCAACTTTTTTAACTGATAAGCCCAACGGACAAGGTGTAGTAATAGTACAATTCATATAAGTCTTGGgccttttttgatttttctttgcaAATATCTAACACTTGTCTTCTCCACCGTAacgttttctagggttttagagttTCCGCACGGATCACGAATCTCTCACTTCACTTTCAATATACAACAAACACACTCACCATGACTACCGAAGAGAAAGAGATCCTCGCCGCCAAATTGGAGGAACAAAAGATCGATGTAATTgagattatcttttttttacttatctaTCATTCATTTGTTCTTGCTTATTCTCAAGTCTGTGAATTATTAAACTATTGAATTCAGATTCTTGATTTGTTCCTGCTCAGAtcgttgttgtttatatatgtgTCGTCTATGATAATATAGGAGCTTGTAAGACTTTTATAGatctaaaatttgtatttttcccCATTTCTTTCAATAATTGTTTGACTTATAGCTTATGTATGATTTGTTGTTATAGCTCGATAAGCCCGAAGTTGAGGACGATGATGATAACGAAGACGATGACTCCGATGACGATGACAAGGATGATGACGAGGCTGAGGGTATGTCTTCTTGTGTTCTTGGTTCTTTCACTTTTAAGCTTTGTACATTTCATTGATCCTAATTAATCTATATTAGTATTGATCCTAGTATCTCAGATTAGTTTATGTTAGTTTAAATATGTAGGAATGATAATCATTGCGTTGTTGATTCATTATTGAGCTGTGATTGGTAAAACAGGAGGAGATGGAGAGGCAGGAGGTAAGTCAAAACAAAGCAGAAGTGAGAAGAAGAGTCGTAAAGCTATGCTGAAGCTCGGCATGAAACCCATCGCTGGTGTTAGCAGAGTCACCGTCAAAAAGAGCAAGAATgttggtgtttttttctctcttggaCATTCAATCAATCTTAATTTTTGGTGATTCCACTCATTCAAAATGTATTGATTGATCTACATACATTGCTTTGTGGAACACAGATCTTGTTTGTCATATCAAAACCTGATGTGTTCAAGAGCCCGGCATCAGACACATATGTGATCTTCGGAGAGGCGAAGATCGAGGATTTGAGCTCTCAGCTCCAGTCACAGGCGGCAGAGCAATTCAAGGCTCCGGATCTCAGCAACGTGATTTCAAAGGGTGAGTCGTCGTCGAGCGCTGCAGTGGTTCAAGATGATGAGGAGGTTGACGACGAAGGTGTTGAGCCAAAGGACATTGAGTTGGTGATGACCCAAGCTGGAGTGTCTAAGCCTATGGCTGTGAAGGCTCTCAAGGCTGCAGATGGAGATATCGTCTCTGCCATCATGGAGCTTACCACCTAAACCAGAATCTTTTCTACTTAGACGTGGTTTAGCTTGAGTTATGTGCCAGAGATTGCCCAGAGGATTTGGGAATTTTtggtttcaatgttttcttcgAAGAGATTTTGAATGTTGTATCAGTATAAACCCTATATAAGCTATTGAAtttcagtttattttattaagtgTTTGCGGTTATAGTTTTTGAGCTTATGACAAATCAGTCCGCGGGAAAGCAAGTTTTCTACTCTTCATATCTGAGGGTTTATTGATCTTCGAGTCGATGTGCTAAACGAAGTTGAAGGCTAATAGTTTAGTCCTAGTCGGACCCTGAATTGAGCTCGACCCAATCATGCTCTATTAGCTCTTTCCGTAATAGGTGAGTCTGTTTAATGAACAAACCCCAAAGGACAAGAGAGAGACCTCTTCACTTCAACCAAAGCACACTAAAAGTTTTAGTCTAAAACCCTTTCCTTAAACAGTTTAAGTTAAACTCTTCATCTCTCTCAATAGATGAAATGGAGGAAAACAACTCCAGATACTTCCCTCAATGTATCAAGGCTTTATTCATCTCAGcattatgatttgttttgttagaactttttgtttcttaatctaATTGGTTTAGTGCGTGTAGCGGAAACCACTTAGGTTAATTGACAAATACACTGCACAAACTGTCGAGTGCTAGAAGTGGCAGTTCATAGACTCCTCAAGCGAAGAGACTAACTAAGGAGAGGCAATAAAGAAGGAAACTGGTTGTATTCAAGACaacaaaggcacccaaagttaTGAGGAAAACCAGGTTTAAGACTGTTGCTCAATTGCAAGTAAGAAGACTTGACAAGGTTTAATGATGGAGCCACTGGGTTCAATTCAACAAGGTATATTACGTCTACTCTTTAGTTTCCTTTTGAATGATgaataaactaaaccaaaagtTTCTAATGGAGTAGAAAAAAGAGTCTGTCAAAGGAGTTCCAATACAGTAACATTCTCAAACCAATTGATTCATTAGATAATATAATGTTCATCACaaagatcccaaaaaaaaaaacaaaaatagtcacAGATCACAAAAGGAGATAATTCTCAGGCTTGATCTATTCAAATCTGTATGTGCACACAAGTGTAGGTGTGTATTTATAGTCTATAGACATTTAATTCAATCTTAAAAGAGGCAGAATCACACTATAGCCAACAGAATTCTCCTCAAAGATGTTGATCTTAGACTACATAAACCAGCATTGTGACACAGAATCCCCCGCATACAAGAACACTGACCTTACATTCATGAATGTAACCTACCTGCGATAGCTGCAACGTGAGCCTCCATCTGTGCTGCCCTGATTTTAGAACCGGTGGCTCGGTGGAAGAACTGTTCCCTCGACAACAACCTCACATTCCTCAAATATTGATCAAACGGCAGAACTCCATCTTGAAACGACTTATCCAAGGAATAAATAGTATCTTCTATGGCTAAATCCGAAGCAGTACAGTCTAACATCTGCTTAGACAGTGTATCACCAACCTCAAAGGCAGTATCCACATCTATATCAACTACGTTCTTGGTTTTGCCTTGGTTCTCTCTAACCCACGAATCTAGGATATCAGTATTCATGGAGATAACCTGTAATTGCTGTTCAAGTGTTTCTTTCTCATCAACCATCTCCTTCAATCCTCTGTTGAcctcttcatctcttcttttcaaCCCAGATTGCAAACTCAGTAACGCCTCAGCTTCAGCTTCTCCTGCTCTCCTCATCGAAACCAAATCGCTGTGTACCATCTCCACCATCTTATTAATCGCGTTTCTCTTGAAAACCTCCGCAGCATCATCTGATTGCTGCTGATGGTGAACGTGCTGCACTTGCACcctacctcctcctcctcctccgccgtacGGTGATGGCAGGAACGGTCTAGGCAAAGACTGATCAGCCGAAGTAGGTCGTGTGAGAGAAGCATCGTATCCCGTAGGAGGAGACGGTGGCGGCGGCTGAGGACGGCGTCGTGAGTAAAGAGGCGGATCACGAGCAAAAGCAGCGCTGAGATCGGAAACGAGATCCACGAGATTGGAGCTAGGGTGAATCCAATTCTGGAGATAAGGATGAGAGACGAGACCAGAAGGAGTGACATGTGCGTGAGGTCGCTTGATGATCATATCGGCGGTGGGATTCACATAGACGCAAGGAGGATGACGAGGATAAGACTCAAGGAGCCATATGATGACAGGGATGTTGTAGGTGACTCCATGAAAAGGCATAGGGATCGTACCATCTGCTTGGAGGAGATTGACGGACCGGCCATCGTTGTGCATAAACGATGCCGTCTTGGGCTCTAAGGAAGGGTAAGAAGAGATTAGGTTAAGTAGATGTTGCCGGATCAACCACTTGGCGGACTCTTCGTAGGGGACGGATGATGGGCCGCGCTGGGATAGCGCAGAGGAGAGGAATTGCTGAATCTGCTGCGGATTCGACGGCGAAGGAACCATCGGAGTTATACGGTGCCGGCGGTGGTAGTCCAAAACGAAGATGCCGACGACAAAAGTGGAGGagattttagaagaagaagcaataatgttttattatgaCGCGTCTTTATAAGCTATTTACTCTTTTGTCCTTAATCCGgcccttttgttttttttttttattcaactttTGCATACAGTAGTGAAGATCAAATAATGGTTATTAGGGGAGATCAAAAACTAACTAAACCGTAAAACCTAATGCaaagattaaattttgtgaCACTGATCATATGAAAGAGTAATACATTTTGTGATCAAAGGGATAATTAAATCCATCCTAGTCAAGGAATTAACGAGTGAAACAAAAACagtttatttttgggtttttagtaATAAAACCCCTCAACTAAAGATGGATCGTAAAAAAACCCCTcaactatatatttaatgattAAACCCCTCAACTTCAATTTTGTTAAGTCATAGTTAAATTAGAACgttgtgttttgaaaaaactaaaaaacgacatgttatttatataagtcaagaattatgataaaaatccaaaataccaTTATATATCCAAATATACTACTGGAACataaaaactattaaaacaaaactactaATCGAGAGAAACATTAAAAGTAAACatgatgcaacaaaaaaaatccagaaaaaCAAGACTTTATATGACAAGCTGAATTCATGGGGTGGTCTTTTGTCTCTTTGAAGGTCTTTCTAGAGGCAGATTGGGTGGCTTAGACACTGGCTCAAGATGACATTTGCGCTTGTTGTGTCCTGTTTGTTGACAATTGCTACATTTCTACAAGATTAAATGCATGAATTACAAATCTTTTTGCTAAGAAATCTTTGGCATACACTAAAACAGAGAATTATAATCTTACCACAATAACTTTGGCATGATAAGAAGGAAATTCTGAAGGCGGCTTAGGTGGTTTAGGAACTGGCTCTATTTGACATGTTCGTTTGTTATGTCCTGTTTGTCCACAATTACTACATGtctacataataaaataatttttggtaAGTCTAACCACCATATTAGATAGAGAGATGTATGAGATGTACCACTATAGCTTTTTGAGAATTCTGAAAAGAAGTTTCTTCGTTTGGATCTTTGACTCGGTCATTGTTTTTTGGTCTTCCTCGCATTATCCTGTCTGGAGGAGGCATAACAACAATATCACTATGTGTTTCCCATAATTCCATCCCAttcaaaggaaacaaaagcGAGTTGTAACAAAGCCTCCACTTCTCGACTGAATACCAGTCTAAAATTACAGTTTCTGGCAGCCTTGTCCCTTTATATTCAGCCCACATCGCAGACATAATATGACAACAAAGAATCCCACTCACATCATACTCTCTGCAAGTGCAAGAAGTCTTATCTCGAACAtgaacaacatacttatttttTCCATGATCCACCTCATAAATGCCTCTTCCATTTGAAAGCGGATGACACCACTTCAAACTCTTTTTCCGCTTTTCCATAATAGCAATCGGCTTGGGTGTGATCAGGCCTTTAACATCCTGCATCTCCTTGATCTTAACCAGGTTACTAGCCATAATATGTCGCCTTATGTCCTCTAATAATGCAATCACTGGTTTTTCTCGAGCATCTTTCAAAACAGCATTGTATGATTCGCTGATATTGTTTTCTACTGCAGCCGACTTTACTATATCACTGAAAAATGCCctacaataagaaaaaaatattccttCAGATCAACCAAAACGAGAAACAAACAAGTAATAATTGCATAGTCAAACCATCCAAAACTTGAGAAAAAATGAAGACAAAACCAAAGATAATTAAGAGAGGAGATTGTTTCATACCTAGACCGATTAGAACTGACACTTCTCTTCACTTCCTCATAAGCTTCaagttttatgtttttcatcttttcaaGTTGTTTCCAAAAAACCGTTTCATTGTAGGCGCGTGCACACTTCCAGAACAACTTATGTAATGGTCCCATCTGCTTGTATCCTTTCTGTAAATTAGCAAAGATGTGCCTAGCACACATTCTATGCTCTGCGTAAGGTAGAACATTTTTTATAGCATATATCAGTCCCTTCTCTTGATCTGAAGATAATGCAAGACCATTACCAACCTCCAAGCCTAAATCTTCTCTCTTGTCGATCACCAGTTTATTCCTCAAAACTGATAGAATCGATAAAAGCCATCACTCTAAACTAAGAATCGTCaatgtaggttttttttttcaatttggggACTTTAAAACTTAGGTGAGTTTAGGGATTTTAAAACTGGGTATCAAAACATCTTGTTGTTTTTATTCACAATTTGTGTTGTTTAAGAGTTTACATATCGTTTTCCGTTTTTTggaaaactctgcgttttgacttaaccGTAATCATCCAGTTTTAACGACACTGTAGACGTTTATTAATAGAATTAAAGTTGAGGGGTTtaatcattaaatatataattgaggGGTTTTATTACTAAAAACCCTTTATTTTTCTCACAtcctaacaaaaaaagaagattcaaagcatagtcaacaaaaaaaaaaaaaacaaagcaaagttTCAAGCGATCCTGAAGTCACAATTTATTCAtgttgatacttttttttttcaagcttCCCAAAGACGAGCCCAAACACCAAGCTGATGGCAAACGTAAGCATCAAGTGAAGCCTGAAGGATCTGATCATCGTCAAGGTCGTAAGCAGTCCAATCACTCATGCTTATCTCCGGATCTAGCCTCACTCCTTGATAACCCATAACTTCCTCGACAATCTCTTCAAAAGAACAACCCCTCATGCTCCTTCCCCACGAATCATTCACGTACCGCCTTATGTCCAGAAGTTGTCCGATCTCCAACTGGTGACAACATATAGCCAGCTTCCTTGCGTCTTGACTGTTCCAGACGCCTACGAACGTTGTTTCTGGATCCTTCAAGAAACTGCGGAGACTGTTGGGGACTTGCTCACAGTAACCTAACTGGATGATGAGACATTTGTTACCCACGCATAACTGGAGTGTATCCGCTGGACTATCCGAGTAGGATCTACCAGAAGGCGGAGGATCGGCGGCGTAGTAACAGCCCGGCGGAGGATCGGCGTAGTAACTGCCCGGAAGAGGATCGGCGGCGTAGTAACCACTCGGCGGAGGATCGGAGTAGTAAGTTAACGGTGTCCACTGGACGCCGACGCCAACGACGAGAGGGTGAGAGGAGAAACGGGTGTTGAAGAGGGCGTCGCGAATCCATCGGCTGATGACGGAGGAATCCGGCGTTACGGTGACGATGAACTCTTCTCCAAAGAAATCGACGGAGTGCTCTTGGTGAGTGAGGTAACTTGCGACGGTTCTTATCGTCGGAGCTGCCATGGAGTtgtcttctttgctttttttttttttcttttctttttttcttgtttgagaCGAGTGAGTAGTGAGggagaaggagaaaagaaaagagaagcggtttgtttttattttctcgcTATCGTCCAAAAGGCTTGGGTGCTATGTTTTTACACAGTGCTTTTTGGTCTTCGTACGTACACGAATTTTTTCACCGTTGATCTTTTTGTACAGTCGAAATCGGACGGTCGATAATTGTGATGCACGTCTGTCACATGGTAAAGAATACACACCAAAAAGCACATAATTTACTGAATATCTCCTCTCCAAACaaatggttttgatttgttttgaaagattttgatATAAATAGATATGGAAATTGAAATCAAGGTTCTGTGTGTAGCCGTCGGAATACCCTACGACGACAGACAACTTTGACGAGGGTTTTTCTCAATTAATTTGCGCcgcttttttatattatttggtaaTTTATCACCGTTGATCTTTTAAGGCATTGTGTTGTGTTTAAAATCGGACGGGTGAGAATTAATTTGAGATGCcttatatttgttaaattatgtattgttttttatttgttaaataatatttaatgaagatattattaaaaatgtaatattttattattatattattttactttttttttttttttcttaaaaaggaTAATTTCCAGCTTTGGTTGTTTGCTAACAGCTAATACCAGGATTAAAAACGGACAGTATTTACCAATTTTGTAACTaaacaaatttgtatttttttttaattattcaatatggaagaaataaataaaccaccgtcttaaaaaaaaaaaaggaaaaataatactaatgaaaaaaaacagtttcttttcactcacattaacaaaagaaagattcaaAAAGCTTATTATTAGAGATTTCTCAATGAACATGTTTACTCAAACTTCCCAAAGACGATACTTACATCATCTCCATTAAAGTATCTTAACATAAATTTTAtagagtagagagagaaaaattattaatataaaattgtttgAGTTTCTTAAATATGGTTTAAAGTTTCTTAAATAAGAGGTTTTAGAAACTTTGGAGAGAGTTATTACACCATCTAAGAAgctcatcaaattaaataataataattggatAATTTTCATTGTAAGAAACTTATATTAATATCTATTGATGGAGAAGCCCTTAACACCGAgcttgaaacaaacaaaagcatcTACCGACGCCTGAAGAACCTGACGGTCACAAAGGTCGTACTCACTCCAATCACTCATACTCACCCGACGATCTAGCTTCACTCCTCGGTAACCCAAACACTCCTCAACAATCACCTTAAACGAACAACGCCTCAAGCTCCTCATCTGTCCTCTCGAATCTTCAACGTACTTCCTCAAATCCAAGAGATCACGAATCTCTAACTGATGCCTAGACCGCTCTAGCTTTCTCGCGTCTTGGCTGTTCCACACACCGACGAACGTGTAGTTTGGATCCGCGAGGAAACTGTGAAGGACGTTGGGAACCTGGTGACAGTGAGAGAGCTGGATGATGATACATCGATTCCCAACGCAGAGCTGAAGAGTATCCGCCGGAGGATCGTAGTAACCGCCTGATGAAGAATCGGAGTCAGAGTAATAACCATGCGGTGTCCACTGAACGCCGACGCCAACGACGAGAGGGTGAGAGGAGAAGCGGTTGTGAAAGAGTACGTCGTGGATCCATTGGCCGATGACGGAAGGATCCGGCGTCACGGTTACGGTGAACTCTTCTCCGAAGAAATCGACAGAGTATTTTTCCTGAGTAGCGTAACTCCCGATGCTTCTGATTCTCGGAGCCATTGATTTTGCAATTAACTTTCTCTTCTGAATGAgtgaagaataaaacaaaaactgctCTCTGACGGAGGGAGGCTACTTAAATTGTAGCAGTGGTTATCTTTTAGTGTCGTACTCAATGTTATTATCACCGTTGATCTTTGTGAAAATAGATGCAATTAAAATTGGACGGTTCAGATGCATGTAGCCACTAGCCAGGGCTAGCTTTTTTCCATATCGTCAGGCCAGGTCTGTGTGACGTCGTGCATAGTGTTTGTGACCGTTCAGCTTAACCCAATCCTAGAtaattgattattttataaagatctcaaaatttgaattaagGGAAATAATTTCAGATCAATATAGTTAATGTTAATTTCAGATCAATATAGTTAGTATCATCCTAAATCAAAGCCTTGTATTCAAAACAACTCAACCTAACCATATGGTTAGTATGGAACAAGACAATTCAAATGTAAACACAGCATTGTCAAACGAAATTAATTATATGGTTAATTTTAACGAGTTgacgacatttttttttgttctcactcagaactaaacaaaagaaattaagattCAAACTTTAATTGTAATGTTCTTCCCAGAGATGGTCAAGAACACCAAGCTTGAAACTGCAATAAGCATCTATCGTCGCCTGAAGAATCTGGTCGTAGCTAAGGTTCTCAACGCTCCAGTTGCTCCTGCTGATCGCCCCATCTAGCCTCACTCCTCGGTGACCCAAATTTTCCTCAACAATCTCCTCAAACGAACAACCACTCAGGCTCTTCTCTCCCATGGAATCTACAATGTGCTCTCTCAAATCCAAAAGCCTCACAATCTCCAACTGATGTCTAGATTGGTTTAGCTTCTTCGCATCTTGACTATTCCAAACACCGACGAACGTGTTATCTCCATCCGCGAGAAAACGACGGAGGACCTGCGGGACGCGGTGACAGTGAGACAGCTGGATGACGATACATCGATTACCAACGCATAGCTAGAGAGTATCCGCCTCAGGTTCAGGGGAGCGATGACGAACCGGTGGTGAACGGGAACGATAACGAACCGGTGGGGAATCGGAGGGATAGCTATCCGGATGTGAATCGGAGCGAGAACCAGTTGGTGTCCACTGAACACCGAGTCCAACAAGGAGAGGGTGAGAGGAGCGGCGGCTGCTGAAGAGGACGTCGTGGATCCATTGGCCGATGACGGAGGGATCCGGCGTCACGGTGACGATGATCTCGTCTCCGAAGAAATCGACAGAGAACTTTTCCTGAGTAGCGTAACTTCGGATTGTTCTGATGCTCGGAGCCATTGATTTTTGCATTAACTTTCTTGAAGGAGAGAGATTATGAATAAAAACGATTCTGCTCTCTCTGCTTGACGTACGCGTCTCTTTAGTATCGTACTCAATGTTATTATCACCGTTGATCTTAGTGAAAATAGATGCAACTAAAAATTTGGACGGTGGAAATGCATCATGTAGCCAGGGCTAGCCCAACCCATATATACTACTAAAAGATTTTCATAAATTCTGTCTGAATTAAGGAGACTAATTTCATATCAAGTTACTTAATTAATGTTATAGCTGATTAAAATTAGCATCATCCTAAATCAAGCTTAGGAttccaaaaattcaaattaaaccATATCCTTGATCTGGTTCGTGGTTAAATCCAGTTCAAATTATcggaaacaaaatcagaaattgATTCTGCTGTCTCTCTGTTATAGTAGGAGACTAGGAGGCCTGGTGCTCTTTAGTGTCGTACTCAGGATGATGTTATTATTATCACTACCGTTGATCTTTGTACACATGGATGCAATTAAAATTGGACGGTTCAGATGCATGTAGCCAGGGCTAGCTTTTTCACATCGTCAGGTCAGGCCTGTGTGACGTCGTGAATAGTGTATGTGTCCCTTCAGCTTAACCCAATCctagataaattaattatttggatAATGGTTTTATAAGACCATGAGTACTGGTGGGTTATCTTTCAGttgctttttaattaataataattaaatattaataaaagaggagagaagatgagaaaattaagaaaagagaaTCAATCATTTGTTGTTTCAGTGCACCTATGCCAGACAGGTCTGGGCTCTCTCTCCTATCCTAATACCACAAGGCGATAGGTGGTCTGATTCCCTATATGCGAACATGTATTTTGTCCTCAATGTTGCCTCACTCTGTCAGCAAAGTGCTGATTTGGATAAGTTTGTTCCTGGGTGTTATGGAGACTATGAGAATCTCGTAATGAGTATGTGTTCAAAGGGAAGAATTATAATGCTAAAGACACAGTGGAGAAGGCATTGGAGGATGCTGAGGAATGGGATCAGAGGCTTGGTAATGAGGAGACCATGCAGACTGATGGACACCAAGTACCACAAGCAACTGAAGTAGTACGATGGAAACCTCCTCCAAGGGAATGGGTCAAATGTAACACTGATGGGGCTTGGAATGGAGCGGACAACCATTGTGGTACAAGATGGGTCCTCCAAAATGATTCCGGAGATGTTTTATGGGCGGGAGCGCAGGCTGTTCGATGTGCAAGATCAATGTTGGAAGTTGAATTGGAAGCAATGAGAGGAGCAATGTCTTCAATGGTTCGGCTGAGCTACACAAAAGTTATTTTTGAATCCGATTCATTGGGGATGGTCAATTTACTAAACAGTGGGGAGGTTTGGCCAGCTTTTGCTCCTATGCTTCAGGAAATGTATGGTCTGCTCTCTCTGTTTCAGAAAGTTCAAATCGTGTATGCCCCTCGAGTATGTAACAGTGTGGCAGATCGAGTAGCAAGAGAATCTCTGTCCTTAGGAAATTATGATCCTAAGCTGTACTCAAGAATGTCATTATGGGTTAATCATCTTGTATTAGTGGATAAACAATGTGTACAATGATTGGTGAATGAAAGTAgttgttgagccaaaaaaaaaaaaattaagaagagagaaaagaaacgtTGCTCCCACAAGCATCTGTAGAACCGTTTCTATACAGCTGTCGAcccaattatttttttaattaatctttataatcaatattaatattatattaaaataattaaaatactatatattgaGCAACTCGAATTTTACCAATAATCATGccctaaaaatctcaaattttgatttaacaagGAATAGTTTCAGATCAAGAGTGTTATTATAGTTGATTAAAATTAGTGTCATCCTGAATCAAGCTTTGGATTCAAAAGTTCAACTTAGGCATATCCTTGATCTGGTTCGTGGTTCAATCCAGTTGAAAAAAATCCGAAAACATGTGTATGGTTGTAACCATGTCTAGGTTGTTCGATGTTAAATTTACAAGATTGGTGTTTTTGTTAATTGTACGGTTCTTTCTTGGACTAAACAATTAAATTCATCAATGCGTAGCTAGCtgccaaaaaaattaatcaacacCCTCAACATTTATCTGACCAATTTTGTAATCATAGGAATCCATGAACGAccgtcttaaaaaaaaa is drawn from Camelina sativa cultivar DH55 chromosome 1, Cs, whole genome shotgun sequence and contains these coding sequences:
- the LOC104776581 gene encoding nascent polypeptide-associated complex subunit alpha-like protein 1, producing the protein MTTEEKEILAAKLEEQKIDLDKPEVEDDDDNEDDDSDDDDKDDDEAEGGDGEAGGKSKQSRSEKKSRKAMLKLGMKPIAGVSRVTVKKSKNILFVISKPDVFKSPASDTYVIFGEAKIEDLSSQLQSQAAEQFKAPDLSNVISKGESSSSAAVVQDDEEVDDEGVEPKDIELVMTQAGVSKPMAVKALKAADGDIVSAIMELTT
- the LOC104776591 gene encoding protein ELC-like yields the protein MVPSPSNPQQIQQFLSSALSQRGPSSVPYEESAKWLIRQHLLNLISSYPSLEPKTASFMHNDGRSVNLLQADGTIPMPFHGVTYNIPVIIWLLESYPRHPPCVYVNPTADMIIKRPHAHVTPSGLVSHPYLQNWIHPSSNLVDLVSDLSAAFARDPPLYSRRRPQPPPPSPPTGYDASLTRPTSADQSLPRPFLPSPYGGGGGGGRVQVQHVHHQQQSDDAAEVFKRNAINKMVEMVHSDLVSMRRAGEAEAEALLSLQSGLKRRDEEVNRGLKEMVDEKETLEQQLQVISMNTDILDSWVRENQGKTKNVVDIDVDTAFEVGDTLSKQMLDCTASDLAIEDTIYSLDKSFQDGVLPFDQYLRNVRLLSREQFFHRATGSKIRAAQMEAHVAAIAGRLHS
- the LOC104776602 gene encoding uncharacterized protein LOC104776602; translation: MAAPTIRTVASYLTHQEHSVDFFGEEFIVTVTPDSSVISRWIRDALFNTRFSSHPLVVGVGVQWTPLTYYSDPPPSGYYAADPLPGSYYADPPPGCYYAADPPPSGRSYSDSPADTLQLCVGNKCLIIQLGYCEQVPNSLRSFLKDPETTFVGVWNSQDARKLAICCHQLEIGQLLDIRRYVNDSWGRSMRGCSFEEIVEEVMGYQGVRLDPEISMSDWTAYDLDDDQILQASLDAYVCHQLGVWARLWEA
- the LOC104704504 gene encoding uncharacterized protein LOC104704504 — translated: MAPRIRSIGSYATQEKYSVDFFGEEFTVTVTPDPSVIGQWIHDVLFHNRFSSHPLVVGVGVQWTPHGYYSDSDSSSGGYYDPPADTLQLCVGNRCIIIQLSHCHQVPNVLHSFLADPNYTFVGVWNSQDARKLERSRHQLEIRDLLDLRKYVEDSRGQMRSLRRCSFKVIVEECLGYRGVKLDRRVSMSDWSEYDLCDRQVLQASVDAFVCFKLGVKGFSINRY
- the LOC109132595 gene encoding uncharacterized protein LOC109132595, encoding MYFVLNVASLWKNYNAKDTVEKALEDAEEWDQRLGNEETMQTDGHQVPQATEVVRWKPPPREWVKCNTDGAWNGADNHCGTRWVLQNDSGDVLWAGAQAVRCARSMLEVELEAMRGAMSSMVRLSYTKVIFESDSLGMVNLLNSGEVWPAFAPMLQEMYGLLSLFQKVQIVYAPRVCNSVADRVARESLSLGNYDPKLYSRMSLWVNHLVLVDKQCVQ